In Fluviicola taffensis DSM 16823, the following are encoded in one genomic region:
- a CDS encoding AtpZ/AtpI family protein encodes MDEKPKKQIKNYVRFSSAAIQMGAIIAAAAFLGVWLDKKYNPNGNMYTLICTLTGVVGAMYLIIKEVISISKEKEDE; translated from the coding sequence ATGGACGAGAAGCCAAAAAAACAAATCAAAAACTACGTTCGATTTAGTAGTGCTGCCATTCAAATGGGAGCTATTATTGCCGCTGCTGCCTTTTTAGGTGTTTGGCTCGATAAGAAGTATAATCCCAATGGGAATATGTATACCTTGATTTGTACACTTACTGGAGTAGTTGGCGCCATGTATTTAATAATTAAGGAAGTAATCAGTATATCTAAAGAAAAAGAAGATGAATAA
- the rseP gene encoding RIP metalloprotease RseP, which translates to MDFWVRAAQLILSLSFLIVIHEFGHYLPAKWFNTRVEKFYLFFNPYFSVFKKKIGETEWGLGWIPLGGYVKIAGMVDESMDTEQLAQPAQPWEFRSKPAWQRLIIMLGGIIVNVVVGFLIYIMVIFVWGEEKVDHNKLQNGIAVHPYFEQFGFQSGDKVLSVNGEKADELNKLGMEIMIFGKTHFKVQHKDGKIQTINLPEDIGNKMWENNAEAAFSFRYFNEGIDSVIPKSAAERIGLKKGDKIVGINGNKFVFFDEITTSIYKNRGKKCELEIQSGDSIRSKEVKIAKDGKLGFYPKLLNVSTDTNAIYTQHYSLGESFGSGISKGYKSLYANLAQFKYVFSKKGANSIGGVGSIGKLFPPTWNWQAFWTLTAFLSMMLAIMNLLPIPALDGGHVMFLLYEIITGRTPGQKFMEYAQYVGFFLLLGLILYANGKDLIGAFTN; encoded by the coding sequence ATGGATTTTTGGGTTCGCGCAGCTCAGCTGATATTATCACTTTCTTTTCTAATTGTAATCCATGAATTTGGCCATTATTTGCCCGCAAAATGGTTCAATACCCGAGTGGAGAAATTCTACTTGTTCTTTAATCCTTATTTCTCTGTTTTTAAGAAAAAAATTGGAGAAACAGAATGGGGATTGGGTTGGATTCCATTAGGTGGATATGTAAAAATTGCTGGAATGGTGGATGAATCCATGGATACAGAGCAATTGGCTCAACCAGCACAACCTTGGGAATTCCGTTCAAAACCTGCCTGGCAACGATTGATTATTATGTTGGGTGGAATTATCGTCAATGTAGTAGTTGGTTTCCTGATTTATATTATGGTCATATTTGTTTGGGGAGAGGAAAAAGTAGACCACAACAAATTGCAAAACGGTATTGCTGTTCATCCATACTTTGAGCAATTTGGGTTTCAATCTGGAGATAAAGTTTTATCTGTTAACGGAGAAAAGGCAGATGAGTTGAATAAACTCGGAATGGAGATCATGATATTCGGAAAGACTCATTTCAAGGTTCAACATAAAGACGGAAAAATTCAAACGATTAATCTCCCTGAAGACATTGGAAACAAAATGTGGGAAAACAATGCCGAAGCTGCTTTTAGTTTCCGCTACTTCAATGAAGGAATTGACAGTGTTATTCCTAAATCTGCAGCTGAGAGAATTGGCTTGAAAAAAGGAGATAAAATAGTTGGTATTAACGGAAATAAATTTGTGTTTTTTGATGAAATCACCACTTCAATTTATAAAAACAGAGGTAAAAAATGTGAGCTAGAGATTCAATCTGGAGATTCAATTCGCTCTAAAGAAGTGAAAATAGCCAAGGATGGTAAATTAGGCTTCTATCCGAAATTATTAAATGTAAGTACTGATACAAATGCGATCTATACACAACATTACTCTTTGGGAGAAAGCTTTGGATCAGGAATTAGCAAAGGATACAAAAGTTTGTATGCGAATCTTGCTCAATTTAAGTATGTGTTTTCTAAAAAAGGCGCTAATTCAATTGGTGGAGTTGGTTCGATTGGAAAATTATTCCCACCAACATGGAACTGGCAAGCATTCTGGACACTAACTGCTTTCCTTTCGATGATGCTTGCAATCATGAACTTATTGCCAATTCCAGCTTTGGATGGCGGGCATGTGATGTTCCTCTTGTATGAAATAATTACAGGACGCACACCAGGTCAGAAATTTATGGAATACGCGCAATATGTTGGATTCTTTTTATTACTGGGGCTTATTCTCTATGCGAATGGAAAAGACCTCATTGGTGCATTCACGAATTAA
- a CDS encoding S8 family serine peptidase codes for MSNAQGSFFDIARMCASNALVEKVSVSSTLIYMQTSNDPVSSNAWYYNNVNDKDIDMHEAWNIETGLGSQILVAIIDSGIDWAHEDLGMGTDGYQNIYLNPGEDAWINVDTPSTGNGIDDDNNGYIDDWKGWNFHDNTNDTRLNAGHGTHTAGIVSAKTNNNKGVAGVAGGWGGSGCKIIPCGAGPNGQSMVEEAVDGILYAVALGAKVINMSFGSGATAEFEDAIVYAYEHGVVIVASAGNDGVQPVMYPANHPFVIGVGATEYADLRRPNSNYGQHLDMAAPGLEIISTQELDNYGSSSGTSFSSPMVAGVAALMLSQNPCLGPRQIQDMLTATSEKVGGYYYNYTPLIPGKSNELGYGRLNAHDAVKAAQLSTGQGIDLYMRDRFNDTGNDAGYIFTWDYDESPDIWVRNNPDGFVVENQVHEAQSFEYGPNDPFYVYVRVGNKGCTPSLGTETLSLYRSVASTLSGWPGDWNGMGGQQGAVIGTQTIPVLEPGESIILEFEWAPIYNIGHCLLARIENSTQDPITVYPDNMADDIYRNNNIAMRNVFIHDIYPGVQKPVIGGIVYPYGDFVAVGNRKDVKMDYDLIFKSPDDEPGNPLTKEAEVVLIFDNDGWDLLYPYMKDRTDIRILRDQRVQLLSREVKLNKVSFPAQQRVSIYVSYSFLTQEVTNKSTFGYHVIQKYSDADPNAIERWTGAVHYYITKYERDPFKARAGADKSIREGDVVTVTANTIQENAVYNWYDESGELIYSGSSFTATPEISKKYKLEVIADADGFKDYDSMEVKVNSFYLNELTPNPVNDLLTVNYHASDANQAFLMIVGSSNNYQSSNYVLNTQQSQRVIDVSQLATGHYQVILVCNGQVVDTKSLVVN; via the coding sequence TTGAGTAATGCACAAGGAAGCTTTTTCGATATTGCACGAATGTGTGCTTCGAATGCTTTGGTGGAAAAGGTTAGTGTTTCGTCTACACTCATTTACATGCAAACGTCTAATGATCCAGTTTCTTCTAACGCCTGGTACTATAACAATGTGAATGATAAGGACATTGATATGCATGAAGCATGGAATATTGAAACAGGTTTGGGTAGTCAAATACTTGTTGCTATTATAGATAGTGGGATTGACTGGGCGCATGAAGACTTAGGTATGGGAACTGATGGGTATCAAAATATTTACTTGAATCCGGGAGAAGATGCTTGGATTAATGTGGATACTCCTTCAACAGGAAACGGGATCGATGATGACAACAATGGTTATATTGATGATTGGAAAGGATGGAATTTTCATGATAACACAAATGATACGAGACTGAATGCTGGACATGGGACACACACCGCAGGTATTGTTTCTGCAAAAACCAATAATAACAAAGGGGTTGCCGGAGTTGCCGGAGGCTGGGGAGGATCCGGGTGTAAAATAATCCCTTGTGGAGCAGGACCGAATGGACAATCTATGGTTGAAGAAGCGGTAGACGGTATTCTATATGCCGTTGCATTAGGTGCAAAAGTCATCAATATGAGTTTTGGATCAGGTGCGACTGCTGAATTTGAAGATGCAATCGTGTATGCGTATGAACATGGTGTTGTTATCGTTGCCTCAGCCGGTAATGATGGGGTTCAGCCGGTAATGTATCCTGCAAATCATCCATTTGTAATCGGGGTTGGTGCTACAGAATATGCTGATCTGCGGAGACCGAACTCAAACTACGGACAACATTTGGATATGGCTGCACCGGGACTTGAGATTATCAGTACACAGGAGCTTGATAATTACGGTTCAAGTTCAGGAACTTCCTTCTCTTCACCTATGGTAGCTGGTGTTGCAGCGTTGATGCTGTCGCAAAATCCATGTCTCGGACCACGTCAGATTCAGGATATGCTAACTGCTACTTCTGAAAAAGTAGGCGGTTATTATTACAATTACACTCCCTTAATTCCCGGAAAGTCTAATGAGCTTGGTTATGGTCGCTTAAATGCACACGATGCGGTAAAAGCAGCCCAGCTTTCTACCGGACAAGGAATTGATTTGTATATGCGTGACCGTTTCAACGATACAGGAAACGATGCGGGCTATATTTTCACCTGGGATTACGACGAAAGTCCTGATATTTGGGTTCGAAACAACCCAGATGGTTTCGTAGTTGAAAACCAGGTCCATGAAGCCCAGTCTTTTGAATACGGTCCAAATGATCCGTTTTATGTCTATGTGCGAGTAGGTAATAAGGGCTGTACTCCTTCTTTAGGTACAGAAACTCTTTCGCTTTACCGTTCTGTTGCTTCTACACTTTCCGGGTGGCCGGGAGACTGGAATGGGATGGGAGGTCAACAAGGTGCGGTCATCGGTACTCAAACGATCCCTGTCTTAGAGCCCGGAGAGTCTATAATTCTGGAATTCGAATGGGCGCCAATTTACAATATTGGTCACTGCCTTTTGGCCCGAATTGAAAATTCTACCCAGGATCCCATCACTGTTTATCCGGATAATATGGCAGATGATATTTACCGCAACAACAACATTGCTATGCGCAATGTGTTCATACACGATATCTATCCGGGAGTTCAAAAGCCGGTAATCGGTGGTATTGTTTATCCTTATGGTGATTTTGTAGCTGTTGGAAACAGAAAGGATGTTAAAATGGACTATGATTTGATTTTTAAATCACCGGATGATGAACCCGGGAATCCATTGACTAAAGAAGCAGAAGTTGTATTGATTTTTGATAATGACGGTTGGGACTTGCTTTATCCGTACATGAAGGATAGAACAGATATTCGCATCTTGAGAGATCAGCGAGTACAGCTTTTAAGCAGGGAAGTGAAATTGAATAAAGTTTCTTTTCCTGCGCAACAACGTGTTTCTATCTATGTAAGCTATAGTTTCTTAACCCAGGAAGTTACCAATAAGAGTACCTTTGGTTATCATGTAATTCAAAAATACAGCGATGCAGATCCCAATGCAATTGAACGATGGACAGGTGCCGTGCATTATTACATTACAAAATATGAACGCGATCCTTTTAAGGCCAGAGCAGGCGCAGATAAGTCGATTCGCGAGGGGGATGTAGTTACTGTGACCGCTAATACAATCCAAGAAAACGCAGTGTACAATTGGTATGATGAATCTGGTGAATTGATTTACAGTGGAAGTTCGTTTACCGCTACACCTGAAATTAGTAAAAAATACAAACTAGAAGTCATCGCAGATGCAGATGGTTTCAAAGATTATGACAGCATGGAGGTCAAAGTGAATTCTTTCTACTTAAATGAATTGACTCCTAATCCTGTAAATGATCTATTAACGGTGAATTACCATGCATCCGATGCAAATCAGGCTTTTTTAATGATTGTAGGTAGTTCAAACAACTATCAATCCAGTAATTACGTTTTAAATACACAACAAAGCCAGCGGGTTATTGATGTCAGTCAATTGGCTACGGGTCACTACCAGGTTATCCTGGTTTGTAACGGACAAGTGGTTGATACCAAATCCCTGGTTGTAAATTAA
- a CDS encoding CvpA family protein, protein MNFLDILILIPISYGAYKGFKHGFVIELFTLLAILVGIYVGIHFSDYTANWLKSTFDWNSEYLPVVAFTLTFLAVGAMIFFGGKMIEKMIKVVQLSPLNKFLGVLFATIKSLYIVSILLVLIESYDEKSNFFPEKTKANSLLYEPVKDVSTKTVPALGESTIFLKNALHSEMDSTGLTVDQVLRAKEIADSLGIDANDAKQILEVHQKYGDNEPTLKP, encoded by the coding sequence ATGAATTTTTTAGACATTTTGATTCTAATTCCCATTTCTTACGGAGCCTACAAAGGTTTTAAACACGGATTCGTTATTGAGTTGTTTACCTTGTTGGCTATTCTCGTGGGAATTTATGTAGGGATTCACTTCTCCGATTACACGGCAAATTGGCTCAAATCAACATTTGATTGGAACTCTGAATACCTTCCTGTTGTTGCATTTACACTCACTTTTTTGGCTGTTGGAGCAATGATTTTTTTTGGAGGAAAAATGATCGAAAAGATGATCAAAGTAGTTCAATTATCACCATTGAATAAATTTTTGGGTGTCCTCTTTGCAACGATTAAATCGCTTTACATTGTCAGTATTTTATTAGTGCTTATTGAATCTTACGATGAGAAAAGTAATTTTTTTCCAGAGAAAACAAAAGCCAACTCTCTACTTTATGAACCCGTAAAAGATGTTTCGACGAAAACAGTCCCTGCATTGGGAGAAAGTACTATTTTCTTGAAGAATGCATTACATAGTGAAATGGATAGCACTGGACTGACCGTCGATCAAGTGTTGCGGGCTAAGGAAATTGCAGATAGTTTGGGGATAGATGCCAATGATGCCAAGCAAATTTTGGAAGTTCATCAGAAGTATGGAGATAATGAGCCAACCTTGAAACCCTGA
- the ruvB gene encoding Holliday junction branch migration DNA helicase RuvB has product MEDESFDYRSEASNPEKEYDKVLRPKLLDDFAGQPQAVENLEIFVKAAIQRSEPLDHVLLHGPPGLGKTTLAHIISNELNVGFKVTSGPVLDKPGDLAGLLTNLGHGDVLFIDEIHRLSPVVEEYLYSAMEDYCIDILIDSGANARSVQISLNPFTLIGATTRSGLLTAPLRARFGINLRLNYYDVETLASIIERSAELLNIPIQEQAAFEISRRSRGTPRIANAILRRVRDFAQVKGDGTITLEITKHALDALNVDKYGLDEMDNRILKTLIDKFKGGPVGLTTIATAIGENAGTLEEVYEPFLIQEGFLMRTPRGRKATEKAFIHLGFDMGWQQGGLF; this is encoded by the coding sequence ATGGAAGACGAATCATTTGATTATAGATCCGAAGCATCAAACCCGGAAAAAGAGTATGACAAAGTACTCCGACCAAAATTGTTGGATGATTTTGCGGGTCAACCGCAGGCAGTTGAGAATCTGGAAATTTTTGTAAAAGCAGCGATTCAACGAAGTGAACCTCTGGATCACGTCTTATTGCACGGCCCTCCCGGACTTGGAAAGACGACCCTTGCACACATTATTTCCAATGAATTGAATGTTGGGTTTAAAGTAACAAGCGGTCCTGTTTTGGATAAACCAGGAGATCTTGCTGGCTTGCTGACGAACTTGGGGCATGGAGATGTTCTTTTCATTGATGAAATTCATCGTTTGAGTCCAGTTGTGGAAGAATACCTGTATTCTGCAATGGAAGATTATTGCATTGATATTTTAATTGACTCAGGAGCCAATGCTAGATCGGTTCAAATCAGTTTAAATCCATTTACACTGATTGGAGCTACAACGCGTTCAGGATTGCTTACAGCGCCTTTAAGAGCACGTTTTGGTATTAACTTGCGTTTGAATTATTACGATGTGGAAACATTGGCTTCTATTATCGAACGCTCTGCCGAATTATTAAATATCCCAATTCAAGAGCAAGCTGCTTTCGAAATTTCACGAAGAAGTAGAGGGACTCCCCGAATTGCAAATGCTATTTTGCGAAGGGTGCGCGATTTTGCACAAGTGAAAGGCGATGGAACGATTACACTTGAAATTACTAAACATGCTTTGGATGCATTAAACGTGGATAAATACGGTTTGGATGAAATGGATAACCGCATTTTGAAAACCTTGATTGATAAATTCAAGGGTGGTCCAGTTGGATTAACTACGATTGCTACTGCAATTGGTGAGAATGCCGGAACTTTGGAAGAAGTGTATGAGCCATTTTTGATTCAAGAAGGGTTTTTAATGCGAACTCCAAGAGGACGAAAAGCTACAGAGAAAGCTTTTATTCATTTAGGATTCGACATGGGCTGGCAGCAAGGGGGTTTATTTTAA
- a CDS encoding gliding motility-associated C-terminal domain-containing protein: MIDLLRYIKDGFRVCSISFCMLLSLSLYSQQNQVISNVIRGSVVGLGWGTGGTSGGFSDRIYFDCSTCMDIGNVYLIGLEYIFFDTTNLEAFEANAVEINGESAWFTTETRISPKLGPNFHGSYPESFAVHIIPFDFQCNGTDFIEFYIPPKDWKSGMINYYLVIECLDASSDPVAYSLVLNTADTDLNMEIPSGQSLELSPYSHTDGVGFSIVGGIMNFMNGDASSVAFNSNYLGKIAGEDLSSFGYYASGVRGHFRYSNGVLEGLDDDTPDLVMDSTDALANVQTMMNGNSFYFSCIHELPPSISGHFTNPVLAGILTYTPVCDTFTVSVPKDTTICYGTQLPLHVEGGVVYEWYPATGLSCSDCPNPVFSADSSMFYTVKIYNNDSCFVSRPLHVTVFPEIDPGNSVITPSVCGTNTGSVVFSAASNFGYTYTLIGGETNYHGQFQNLSAGNHSFYIVDSHGCQSPDTVIFVLEVNPTVADFELSPATGVAPLVIDITNTSQAFTQFEWFLNGSSTGGQPHVVFDSSGVYEIELIVWQNDPSCADTAFHSVLVYDSLIVDLPNIFTPNGDGINDFFEITINQAVKVEIVILNRWGNTVFSYSGSLKVGENPLWYPDNSFSEGVYFYTIYFDSKTESKLVEKQGFVQLVW, translated from the coding sequence ATGATTGACTTGCTGAGATATATCAAAGATGGATTTAGGGTTTGCAGCATCAGCTTTTGTATGCTGCTTTCCCTTTCTTTGTATTCCCAGCAAAATCAAGTTATTTCAAATGTTATTCGCGGTTCGGTAGTTGGTTTGGGCTGGGGAACAGGAGGAACAAGCGGTGGTTTTTCGGACCGCATTTATTTTGATTGCTCTACCTGCATGGATATTGGTAATGTTTATTTGATTGGACTTGAATATATTTTCTTCGACACTACCAATCTTGAAGCTTTTGAAGCGAATGCTGTGGAAATAAACGGAGAGTCTGCCTGGTTTACGACAGAAACACGGATAAGCCCCAAATTAGGCCCAAATTTCCATGGAAGTTATCCGGAAAGTTTCGCTGTTCATATAATCCCCTTTGATTTTCAATGTAATGGTACGGATTTCATTGAGTTCTACATACCACCTAAAGATTGGAAATCAGGAATGATCAATTACTATCTGGTCATTGAATGTTTGGATGCTTCCAGTGATCCGGTAGCATATTCTTTGGTGCTCAACACTGCAGACACTGACTTAAATATGGAGATTCCTTCGGGTCAGTCTTTGGAGTTGTCTCCTTATTCTCATACGGATGGTGTAGGATTTTCAATAGTTGGAGGAATAATGAATTTCATGAATGGAGATGCTTCTTCAGTTGCTTTTAATAGTAATTATTTAGGAAAAATTGCAGGTGAAGACCTCAGTTCTTTTGGTTACTATGCTTCAGGAGTGCGCGGTCATTTTCGTTATTCAAATGGCGTATTGGAAGGGCTGGATGATGATACTCCCGATTTGGTCATGGACAGCACGGATGCTCTGGCTAATGTTCAAACCATGATGAATGGCAATTCGTTTTATTTTAGCTGTATACACGAACTACCTCCTTCTATTTCAGGACACTTTACAAATCCCGTCCTTGCGGGTATTCTTACTTATACTCCGGTATGCGATACTTTCACTGTCTCTGTTCCAAAAGATACAACAATATGCTATGGTACACAATTGCCTCTGCATGTTGAGGGCGGGGTGGTTTATGAATGGTATCCGGCAACGGGTTTGAGTTGCTCGGATTGCCCGAATCCTGTTTTTTCGGCAGATTCAAGTATGTTTTATACGGTAAAGATCTATAATAACGACAGTTGTTTTGTTTCCAGGCCTTTACATGTAACGGTGTTTCCGGAAATAGATCCTGGAAATAGTGTCATTACACCATCTGTGTGCGGAACGAATACCGGTAGTGTGGTTTTTTCAGCGGCATCGAATTTCGGGTATACCTACACTTTGATTGGTGGTGAGACAAATTATCACGGACAGTTTCAGAACCTGAGTGCTGGAAACCACAGTTTTTATATTGTGGATTCTCACGGCTGTCAGAGTCCTGATACGGTGATTTTCGTTTTAGAAGTGAATCCTACAGTGGCTGATTTTGAGCTTTCACCAGCTACTGGGGTGGCACCATTAGTGATCGATATCACAAATACTTCTCAAGCCTTTACACAGTTTGAATGGTTCTTGAATGGTTCTTCAACCGGTGGGCAGCCCCATGTGGTTTTTGATTCATCGGGTGTTTATGAAATAGAATTGATAGTTTGGCAAAATGATCCTTCATGTGCCGATACCGCTTTTCACAGCGTGTTGGTTTACGATTCTTTGATTGTTGATCTCCCAAATATTTTCACTCCGAACGGAGACGGAATCAATGATTTTTTCGAGATTACGATTAATCAAGCTGTAAAAGTGGAGATTGTTATTCTCAACCGTTGGGGTAATACTGTGTTTTCTTATAGTGGGAGCTTGAAGGTCGGGGAGAATCCTTTGTGGTATCCAGACAATAGTTTTTCAGAAGGGGTTTATTTTTATACCATTTATTTTGATTCAAAGACAGAATCAAAATTAGTGGAGAAGCAAGGTTTTGTTCAGCTTGTCTGGTGA
- a CDS encoding YebC/PmpR family DNA-binding transcriptional regulator: protein MGRAFEYRRAAKEKRWGKMSKLFPKLGKAITMAAKEGGQDPATNAKLRTAIQNAKAENMPKDNIEAAVKRANQKDIASFAQVDYEGKGPHGVLVYVECATDNPTRTVANVKSYFNRAGGGVVPNGQLEFMFDRKSVFELENTGAIDPEELELELIDAGCEEIEATEDRIFIYGDYTAFGTLSSALEERGIAVLKSNLERFPTTPVEFTEEQLVDIEKMMDKFDDDDDIQQIFTNMG from the coding sequence ATGGGAAGAGCATTTGAATACAGAAGAGCAGCTAAAGAAAAACGTTGGGGAAAAATGTCAAAATTGTTTCCTAAACTAGGCAAAGCTATAACAATGGCTGCAAAAGAAGGTGGACAAGATCCGGCTACGAATGCCAAACTGCGCACTGCTATTCAAAATGCAAAGGCAGAGAATATGCCGAAAGACAATATTGAAGCTGCAGTCAAAAGAGCAAATCAAAAAGATATTGCATCATTTGCACAAGTGGATTATGAAGGAAAGGGACCCCACGGCGTTTTAGTTTATGTGGAATGTGCTACCGATAATCCGACACGCACAGTTGCAAACGTAAAATCGTATTTCAATAGAGCGGGTGGAGGAGTTGTTCCAAACGGACAATTGGAATTTATGTTCGATCGGAAATCTGTTTTCGAACTAGAGAATACAGGAGCTATAGATCCAGAGGAATTAGAATTGGAATTGATTGATGCTGGTTGTGAAGAAATCGAGGCAACGGAAGATCGCATTTTTATTTATGGAGATTACACCGCTTTCGGAACACTTAGTTCTGCTTTGGAAGAAAGAGGAATTGCAGTTCTTAAATCGAATTTGGAGCGTTTCCCAACAACTCCTGTTGAATTCACGGAAGAGCAATTAGTTGACATCGAAAAAATGATGGATAAATTTGACGATGATGACGATATTCAGCAGATATTTACTAATATGGGGTAA
- the queG gene encoding tRNA epoxyqueuosine(34) reductase QueG, protein MQQDHIKRLIRTKAEKLGFLHVGFSKADFLASEEPRLVNWLKAEKHGKMSYMENHFDLRLDPRLLVPGAKTVISLAYNYFPESTQRKDTYQISKYAYGKDYHDVVKAKLRTLVSELQTEIGAVEGRVFVDSAPILEKAWAEKSGVGWLGKNGNLIQPKTGSFFFLAEIICDLEVEADGPIKDYCGSCTRCIDACPTQAIEAPYIVNGSKCISYATIELKDADLPELFRGNMNNWIYGCDICQDVCPWNRFSKPHSEIDFRPKDEILSFSKQDWEELDELAFQSIFKGSAVKRTKFSGLKRNVSFLSSTED, encoded by the coding sequence ATGCAACAGGATCACATCAAAAGACTGATTCGAACAAAAGCGGAGAAACTGGGTTTTTTGCATGTTGGTTTCTCGAAGGCAGATTTTTTAGCCTCTGAAGAACCTCGATTGGTTAATTGGTTGAAGGCTGAAAAACATGGAAAGATGTCTTATATGGAAAATCATTTCGATTTGAGATTGGATCCTCGCTTGTTAGTTCCAGGTGCAAAAACAGTCATTTCATTAGCATACAATTACTTTCCGGAATCAACACAACGAAAAGATACCTATCAGATTTCCAAATACGCTTACGGGAAAGATTATCACGATGTCGTAAAAGCCAAATTACGCACCTTGGTTTCTGAATTACAAACCGAAATTGGAGCTGTTGAAGGAAGAGTTTTTGTGGATAGTGCCCCTATTCTTGAAAAAGCTTGGGCAGAAAAGAGTGGAGTTGGATGGCTTGGTAAAAATGGAAATCTAATTCAACCGAAAACAGGTTCTTTTTTCTTCCTAGCTGAAATCATTTGTGACTTAGAAGTCGAAGCAGATGGCCCTATTAAAGATTATTGTGGCTCATGTACCCGCTGTATTGACGCTTGTCCAACACAAGCCATTGAAGCGCCTTACATTGTAAATGGCTCTAAGTGCATTTCGTATGCGACGATTGAATTAAAGGATGCTGATTTACCTGAATTGTTTCGAGGGAATATGAACAATTGGATCTACGGATGTGATATCTGCCAGGATGTTTGTCCATGGAATCGCTTTTCGAAACCCCATTCCGAAATTGATTTCAGACCAAAAGATGAAATTCTCTCTTTTTCAAAACAAGATTGGGAAGAGTTGGATGAGCTAGCTTTTCAATCTATTTTCAAAGGAAGTGCCGTTAAAAGGACTAAGTTTTCTGGTTTAAAACGAAATGTTTCTTTTTTGAGTTCTACAGAAGATTAA